In Bosea vestrisii, a single genomic region encodes these proteins:
- a CDS encoding TRAP transporter large permease: MSHTSIGYLVFVGLLVLIAARTPIGIAMFTAGAAGYCYLIDWNWTVFLASLKNLAYARLSNYDLAVIPLFLLMGQFATHGGLSRGLFNFVGAFIGHRRGGIAYAAIGACAGFGAICGSSVATAATMGQVALPELRRHGYKGSLATGALAAGGTLGILIPPSIPLVIYAILTQESIGKLFTAAVVPGLLATLGYMIVVRIIVSRDPEAGPAGPKASWSHRLTSLLGVIPILLVFVIVIFGIYAGWTNATEAAAVGAAACGAIAVAKGGFGWRAFADSLLGTAQSTAMIMLILLGADMMNTALAVSQLPAELASTVSASGLPPLLVIAGILLIYLFLGCVMDSLAMILLTIPIFYPVVMGLDFFGLSPADKSVWFGILALTVVEIGLIHPPVGLNVYIINRMAKDVPLAETFKGVIPFLASDLIRIVALVLFPAISLFLVRYAG; the protein is encoded by the coding sequence GTGAGCCACACCAGCATCGGATATCTTGTTTTCGTCGGCCTGCTGGTCCTCATCGCAGCGCGGACACCGATCGGCATCGCGATGTTCACGGCAGGCGCCGCAGGCTATTGCTATCTCATCGACTGGAACTGGACGGTTTTTCTCGCTTCGCTGAAGAACCTCGCCTATGCGCGCCTCTCCAACTACGATCTGGCGGTCATTCCCCTGTTCCTGCTGATGGGGCAGTTTGCCACCCACGGCGGGCTCAGTCGCGGGCTGTTCAATTTCGTCGGTGCATTCATCGGCCATCGCCGCGGCGGCATCGCCTATGCAGCGATCGGCGCCTGCGCCGGTTTCGGCGCGATCTGCGGCTCGTCGGTTGCAACAGCGGCAACGATGGGACAGGTCGCTCTGCCGGAGCTCAGGCGCCACGGCTATAAGGGCAGCCTCGCCACCGGCGCGCTGGCCGCCGGCGGCACGCTTGGCATCCTCATTCCGCCATCCATCCCGCTCGTCATCTATGCAATCCTGACCCAGGAATCGATCGGCAAGCTTTTCACCGCTGCCGTCGTGCCGGGACTGCTGGCGACGCTCGGCTACATGATCGTCGTGCGCATCATCGTCAGCCGCGATCCGGAAGCCGGTCCAGCGGGACCGAAGGCGAGCTGGTCGCATCGCCTGACCAGCCTACTTGGTGTCATCCCTATCCTGCTGGTCTTCGTCATCGTTATCTTCGGCATCTATGCCGGCTGGACAAACGCTACCGAGGCCGCCGCCGTGGGAGCCGCGGCATGTGGAGCGATCGCCGTGGCAAAGGGCGGATTCGGCTGGCGCGCCTTCGCCGACAGCCTGCTCGGCACTGCCCAGTCGACCGCGATGATCATGCTGATCCTGCTCGGCGCCGACATGATGAACACGGCGCTTGCGGTCTCGCAGCTCCCGGCGGAGCTGGCCTCCACAGTCTCCGCAAGTGGCCTGCCCCCGTTGCTGGTGATCGCCGGCATCCTGCTGATCTACCTCTTCCTTGGATGCGTCATGGACTCGCTCGCGATGATCCTCCTGACCATTCCGATCTTCTATCCTGTGGTGATGGGGTTGGATTTCTTTGGACTTTCGCCTGCCGACAAATCCGTATGGTTCGGGATCCTGGCGCTAACGGTCGTCGAGATCGGCCTGATCCACCCGCCCGTAGGCCTGAATGTCTACATCATCAACCGGATGGCCAAGGATGTCCCACTCGCAGAGACGTTCAAGGGAGTCATTCCTTTCTTGGCGTCCGACCTGATCCGCATCGTGGCGCTAGTACTGTTCCCGGCGATCTCGCTCTTTCTCGTGCGATACGCCGGCTAA
- a CDS encoding TRAP transporter substrate-binding protein — MLRRSSLLGMSVGLAVAALSGLAQAQTVTLKVHHFLPSNSTAQKQLIEPWCAKLSAESDGRLKCQIYPSMQLGGSPPQLFDQAKDGIADIVWTLPTYQAGRFLKSEVFELPFMTKNSAGSSEAFWEYVQRHALDEYRGLHLLAAHVHDGSHVHTIEKVIKTMEDLKGLKLRAPSRIGAKALAALGAVPIQMPIPQVPESLSKNVIDGLSTPWEVMPTLKLEEITTKHTETPPGQAKLSNAIFILAMNGPRYDSLSADLRAIIDRNSGAVLSRQAGQVWDSTIEPARQLAKARGNTFTTLSDEEYQRWIRATEPVIAEWLKEVKAKGGDGEALLKAARSLVTEYSSK, encoded by the coding sequence ATGTTACGCCGTAGTTCACTATTGGGCATGTCCGTTGGGCTGGCCGTCGCGGCCCTGAGCGGCTTGGCGCAGGCGCAGACCGTGACATTGAAGGTGCATCACTTCCTCCCCTCCAACTCGACTGCGCAGAAGCAGTTGATCGAGCCCTGGTGCGCCAAGCTCTCGGCGGAGTCCGATGGCCGCCTGAAGTGCCAGATCTATCCCAGCATGCAGCTCGGAGGTTCACCGCCCCAGCTCTTTGACCAGGCGAAGGATGGCATCGCGGACATCGTCTGGACGCTTCCGACCTATCAGGCTGGGCGCTTCCTGAAGTCCGAAGTGTTCGAGCTTCCGTTCATGACGAAGAACTCGGCCGGCAGCAGCGAGGCATTCTGGGAATATGTGCAGCGCCACGCGCTGGACGAGTACCGTGGCCTGCACCTGCTCGCAGCTCACGTCCATGACGGTAGTCACGTCCACACCATCGAAAAAGTCATCAAGACGATGGAGGACCTAAAGGGGCTGAAGCTGCGCGCTCCAAGCCGCATCGGCGCCAAGGCCCTGGCTGCCCTCGGCGCCGTCCCGATTCAGATGCCGATACCGCAGGTTCCGGAATCGCTCTCGAAGAATGTGATCGACGGGCTTTCCACGCCATGGGAAGTGATGCCGACACTCAAGCTCGAGGAAATCACCACAAAGCATACCGAGACACCACCCGGCCAGGCGAAGCTGAGCAACGCCATCTTCATTCTCGCGATGAACGGGCCGCGATACGACTCCCTTTCGGCCGATCTGCGCGCCATCATTGACCGCAACAGCGGCGCGGTTCTGTCTAGGCAGGCGGGGCAGGTCTGGGACAGCACGATCGAGCCAGCACGCCAGCTCGCGAAGGCGCGTGGCAATACTTTCACGACGCTGTCGGACGAGGAGTACCAGCGGTGGATCCGCGCCACCGAACCGGTGATTGCCGAGTGGTTGAAGGAAGTAAAAGCCAAAGGCGGGGATGGCGAGGCGCTCCTGAAGGCCGCCCGCTCGCTCGTGACCGAGTACAGCAGCAAATAG
- a CDS encoding intradiol ring-cleavage dioxygenase — protein sequence MAVYFSEEASVEAVTARVGTNVDPRLAQVMACLVKHLHAFAKECQLSQAEWETGIAFLTRAGQMCSEERQEFILLSDTLGFSMLVDAINNRRPAGATENTVLGPFHVSGAPIRQMGDNITLDGKGESCLYEGRVLDLDGNPIEAARIDVWSDNPDGFYDVQQPDVQPKWNNRGIFSTGPDGAYRFIGIKPVSYPIPNDGPVGQMLGHLGRHPYRPAHMHFIVTAAGYQKVMTHTFVGGDPYLDSDAVFGVKETLIAPFERVSNGSTLWRSPFDFVLTRS from the coding sequence ATGGCAGTCTACTTCAGCGAGGAAGCTTCAGTCGAAGCCGTTACGGCTCGCGTCGGAACGAATGTCGATCCGCGGCTTGCGCAGGTCATGGCTTGTCTTGTCAAACACCTTCACGCATTCGCCAAGGAGTGCCAGTTGAGCCAGGCGGAGTGGGAAACGGGTATCGCCTTTCTCACGAGAGCCGGCCAGATGTGCAGCGAGGAGCGGCAGGAGTTCATCCTGCTGTCCGACACGCTCGGTTTCTCGATGCTGGTAGATGCCATCAACAACCGCCGGCCGGCCGGTGCCACCGAGAATACGGTGCTCGGCCCCTTTCATGTCTCCGGCGCTCCCATCCGCCAGATGGGTGACAACATTACGCTCGACGGCAAGGGCGAAAGTTGCCTCTACGAGGGCCGGGTCCTCGACCTCGACGGCAATCCGATCGAGGCCGCGCGGATCGATGTCTGGTCGGACAATCCCGACGGCTTCTATGACGTGCAGCAGCCCGATGTCCAACCGAAGTGGAACAACCGCGGCATCTTTTCCACAGGCCCGGATGGAGCATATCGGTTCATTGGGATCAAGCCGGTTTCCTACCCGATCCCGAATGACGGGCCGGTTGGCCAAATGCTCGGCCATCTGGGGCGCCACCCATACCGGCCCGCCCACATGCATTTCATAGTTACGGCCGCTGGCTACCAGAAGGTCATGACGCATACCTTTGTCGGCGGCGACCCCTATCTCGATTCCGATGCCGTATTCGGGGTCAAGGAGACGCTCATCGCTCCTTTCGAGCGCGTCTCCAATGGAAGCACCCTCTGGCGTTCGCCGTTCGATTTCGTGTTGACGCGCTCCTAG
- a CDS encoding maleylacetate reductase: protein MRTFYAGFEPGQPPVRVSLGVGLLRAVGAELTTLGLARALVLTTPEQAAQGRLLQADLGPLAHGLFSGATMHTPVEVTEAALKAAQGADCLVAMGGGSAIGLAKAIALRTDLPQIVLPTTYAGSEATPVLGQTVDGVKETLRSPKIQPEIILYDPELAVSLPIGLSVTSGLNAMAHAIEALYARDRNPLSDQLALGGLRAFREGLPQIVATPSSLPAREATLFGAWLCGTVLAQVGMALHHKLCHALGGAFNLPHAEMHAVLLPHSAAYNAEAAGAELRPAAELFGGTIGGGLYDFAAALGAPLALRDLGLAERDLERAADLAVRNPYWNPRPVEREAVLGLLRNAWEGRRPE from the coding sequence ATGCGCACCTTCTACGCGGGCTTCGAGCCGGGCCAGCCGCCCGTTCGTGTTAGCCTGGGTGTCGGGCTGCTTCGTGCGGTCGGGGCGGAACTTACGACGCTCGGCCTGGCGCGCGCACTCGTCCTGACGACGCCGGAGCAGGCAGCTCAGGGAAGGCTCCTGCAGGCCGATCTCGGTCCGCTTGCGCACGGCTTGTTCAGCGGCGCAACGATGCACACGCCGGTCGAGGTGACGGAGGCGGCGCTGAAAGCAGCGCAGGGCGCCGATTGCCTTGTCGCCATGGGTGGTGGCTCGGCCATCGGCCTCGCCAAGGCAATCGCCTTGCGCACCGATCTTCCGCAGATCGTGCTGCCCACCACATATGCCGGCTCCGAAGCGACGCCCGTGCTGGGGCAAACCGTCGATGGCGTGAAAGAGACGCTCCGATCTCCGAAGATTCAGCCGGAGATCATCCTTTATGATCCAGAGCTCGCTGTTTCACTGCCGATCGGCCTGAGCGTGACCAGCGGCCTCAATGCAATGGCGCACGCCATCGAAGCGCTCTATGCGCGCGACCGCAATCCGCTTTCCGATCAGTTGGCGCTCGGCGGCCTGCGCGCGTTCCGAGAGGGCTTGCCGCAGATCGTGGCTACCCCCTCCAGCCTGCCGGCCCGCGAAGCGACATTGTTCGGTGCCTGGCTGTGCGGCACGGTACTCGCCCAGGTCGGCATGGCCTTGCACCACAAGCTCTGCCACGCCCTGGGCGGCGCTTTCAACTTGCCGCATGCGGAGATGCACGCGGTTCTGCTGCCGCACTCAGCTGCCTATAACGCCGAGGCTGCCGGTGCTGAGCTTCGGCCGGCGGCCGAGCTTTTCGGCGGCACGATCGGCGGCGGTTTGTATGATTTCGCCGCGGCGCTGGGGGCTCCGCTCGCCTTACGCGATCTTGGTCTCGCCGAACGCGATCTGGAGCGGGCTGCTGACCTCGCCGTGCGCAACCCCTACTGGAATCCGCGACCGGTCGAACGGGAAGCGGTGCTGGGTTTGCTGCGGAACGCGTGGGAGGGCCGGAGGCCAGAATAG
- a CDS encoding flavin-dependent oxidoreductase, whose protein sequence is MKIAIAGAGIGGLTAALCLHRKGFEVEVFEAVESLQPLGVGINVMPHASGILHGLGLGDSLDDMAIRTRAIEYRTRFGHLIQSDPRSVEAGFDYPQYSVHRGELQFMLLDAVRSRLGAGAVTLGKAIAAFTQDRHSVCATFADGAIAHCDLLIGADGFRSIVRRQLHPQEGPAHYEGTMMWRGANLQPAFADGRTMFIAGDHNVKFVCYPISARAARDGNALVNWVAEVRHDQPRAADEADWTREGDRDFIASFLGFQMPDIDIVQLLRNTQKITQYPMIDRDPLSWWTQDRVSLLGDAAHPMYPIGANGASQAILDAHVLSEALAGRDGPEGLLAYEAIRRPITTNVVLNNRKSGPERVLDIAAARVKGPEDRIEDLISAAELEEVAASYRQVAGFIR, encoded by the coding sequence ATGAAGATCGCGATAGCGGGCGCCGGTATTGGCGGCCTGACGGCGGCGCTTTGCCTCCACAGAAAGGGATTCGAAGTCGAGGTATTCGAAGCGGTCGAGTCGCTCCAGCCGCTCGGCGTCGGCATAAACGTTATGCCCCATGCCTCGGGTATCTTGCATGGGCTCGGGCTTGGCGACAGCCTCGACGACATGGCGATCCGGACGCGTGCTATCGAATACCGGACTCGCTTCGGTCACCTGATTCAATCGGATCCGCGATCAGTCGAGGCCGGCTTCGATTATCCGCAATATTCGGTGCATCGAGGCGAACTCCAGTTCATGCTCCTCGATGCGGTCCGGAGTCGCCTCGGCGCCGGTGCCGTGACACTCGGCAAGGCTATCGCCGCCTTTACGCAAGACCGGCACAGCGTGTGCGCGACCTTCGCCGATGGCGCGATCGCGCATTGTGACCTTCTGATCGGTGCGGACGGTTTCCGCTCTATCGTGCGCCGACAGCTTCATCCACAGGAAGGGCCCGCGCATTACGAAGGCACAATGATGTGGCGGGGCGCCAATCTGCAGCCGGCTTTCGCGGATGGGCGCACGATGTTTATCGCGGGCGACCATAATGTGAAATTCGTGTGCTATCCGATCAGCGCTCGCGCCGCCCGTGACGGCAACGCGCTGGTGAACTGGGTGGCGGAGGTGCGGCACGACCAGCCGCGCGCAGCCGACGAAGCCGATTGGACGCGCGAGGGCGACCGCGACTTCATCGCGTCCTTTCTCGGCTTCCAGATGCCGGATATCGACATCGTGCAGCTACTGCGAAATACGCAGAAGATCACGCAGTACCCCATGATCGATCGCGATCCATTGTCCTGGTGGACGCAAGACAGGGTCAGCCTCCTCGGCGATGCCGCCCACCCGATGTATCCCATCGGTGCAAACGGAGCCTCGCAGGCGATCCTCGATGCACACGTCTTGTCAGAGGCTTTGGCCGGCCGGGATGGACCGGAAGGTCTCCTAGCATATGAGGCGATCCGGCGGCCGATCACCACGAATGTCGTGCTGAATAATCGCAAATCCGGCCCTGAACGGGTGCTCGATATTGCGGCTGCGCGAGTCAAGGGGCCGGAAGATCGCATCGAGGACCTGATTTCCGCGGCTGAGCTGGAAGAGGTTGCTGCGAGTTACCGGCAGGTCGCTGGCTTCATCAGGTAA